In one window of Desulforhabdus amnigena DNA:
- a CDS encoding heavy metal translocating P-type ATPase, whose amino-acid sequence MIFRIKGMCCGEEIAVLKRQVGPLVGGELNLAFDLLESKMTVLSPDEAVTSEKIREAVAQTGMEAVPWDEFCVPGTCGVEEGAWQRHGRLFMCGASGAFILAGFLLEAYRLGSFWDALSEGHAEALRYGNAAILLYTAAVVTGIWYVLPKALFAVRRLRPDMNLLMTVAVLGAMGIGQWLEAASVSFLFSLALVLESWSVGRARRAIKALVDISPTKARFICPTDGNIEEKPVEDIPVGVTVLVRPGEKIPLDGVVTKGITSVNQSPITGESAPVFKEPGDEVFAGTINAEGAIEFRSTRPASNTTLSRIIHMVEDAQARRAPVEQWVEKFALVYTPAMMVLALLIAVIPPVFLGGIWTDWFYQALVILVIACPCSLVISTPVSIVAGLTSAARNGVLIKGGAFLEAPARLKGIALDKTGTLTYGQPTVQQIIPTDNHTEEELLANAAALESHCTHPFARAILEHAQARGVTFPEAEDFSILPGQGAQGTIHNKSYWIGSHRLLEQWRHETPEFHEMATRLEDEGHSLVIMWCNDHVCGLMSVADQVRTEARQAISELKELGIQKIVMITGDNQRTAEQMAHTTGVDAYRAELLPEDKVRFVAELEEDLGNVAMVGDGVNDAPAMAMASVGIAMGAMGTDAAVETADIALMSDDLSKLPWLIRHSRRTLKVIKQNILFSLGIKLLFISMTLFGTATLWMAIAADMGASLLVIFNGLRLLRSKQQGQERINSDSTDPPFPQPLRSPGRQFPA is encoded by the coding sequence ATGATCTTTCGCATAAAGGGCATGTGCTGCGGGGAAGAGATAGCGGTTCTCAAAAGGCAGGTCGGCCCGTTGGTCGGCGGAGAATTGAACCTCGCCTTCGATTTGCTGGAAAGCAAGATGACGGTCCTATCGCCAGATGAAGCCGTAACTTCGGAAAAAATCAGGGAAGCTGTGGCTCAAACGGGTATGGAGGCTGTTCCCTGGGACGAGTTCTGTGTACCTGGAACTTGTGGTGTGGAAGAAGGCGCGTGGCAACGTCACGGCCGTCTTTTCATGTGCGGAGCGAGCGGCGCCTTCATACTCGCCGGGTTCCTTTTGGAAGCCTATCGCCTGGGCAGTTTCTGGGATGCGTTGAGCGAAGGCCATGCGGAAGCGTTACGGTACGGCAACGCTGCGATTCTCCTATATACAGCGGCCGTCGTCACGGGCATATGGTACGTTTTACCCAAAGCGCTTTTTGCCGTTCGGCGTCTCCGGCCCGACATGAACCTTCTCATGACCGTCGCCGTGCTGGGCGCCATGGGCATCGGTCAATGGCTCGAAGCCGCTTCCGTGAGTTTCCTCTTTTCCCTGGCCCTGGTTTTAGAATCCTGGAGCGTGGGAAGGGCCCGTCGGGCCATCAAGGCGCTTGTGGATATTTCTCCAACGAAAGCCCGGTTCATCTGTCCCACGGACGGAAATATCGAGGAAAAACCAGTGGAGGATATCCCCGTGGGAGTAACCGTTCTGGTGCGGCCGGGCGAAAAAATCCCGCTGGACGGAGTGGTCACCAAAGGCATTACCTCGGTCAATCAGTCTCCCATTACCGGAGAATCGGCCCCTGTATTCAAAGAACCCGGCGATGAAGTCTTTGCCGGAACCATCAACGCAGAAGGCGCCATTGAATTCCGTTCCACCCGGCCGGCTTCGAATACCACCCTTTCACGCATCATTCACATGGTGGAAGACGCTCAGGCCCGCCGCGCACCAGTGGAACAATGGGTGGAAAAATTTGCCCTCGTTTATACTCCCGCCATGATGGTCCTCGCCCTTCTGATCGCTGTCATCCCTCCCGTTTTTCTTGGAGGAATCTGGACAGACTGGTTCTACCAGGCCCTGGTGATTCTGGTGATTGCATGTCCCTGTTCACTGGTCATTTCCACGCCCGTGAGCATCGTGGCAGGCCTCACCTCTGCGGCCCGCAATGGAGTGCTCATAAAAGGAGGTGCGTTTCTCGAAGCCCCGGCCAGGCTCAAAGGGATCGCCCTGGACAAAACGGGGACTCTCACCTATGGACAGCCCACCGTGCAGCAAATCATTCCCACAGACAATCACACGGAGGAAGAACTTCTGGCCAACGCAGCGGCCCTGGAATCTCACTGCACCCATCCCTTCGCCAGGGCGATTCTGGAACACGCACAAGCCAGAGGAGTCACATTCCCCGAAGCCGAAGATTTCTCTATTCTACCCGGACAGGGAGCTCAGGGAACCATCCACAACAAGTCCTACTGGATCGGAAGCCACCGACTGCTCGAGCAGTGGCGGCATGAGACTCCGGAATTTCACGAAATGGCCACCCGCCTAGAAGATGAGGGGCATTCCCTGGTGATCATGTGGTGCAACGACCACGTCTGCGGGCTCATGAGCGTTGCCGACCAGGTGCGGACAGAGGCAAGGCAGGCCATCAGCGAATTGAAAGAGCTTGGGATCCAAAAGATTGTGATGATCACGGGGGACAATCAACGCACAGCCGAACAGATGGCTCACACAACCGGCGTGGATGCCTATCGGGCGGAATTGCTGCCGGAAGACAAGGTGCGGTTTGTTGCCGAACTCGAGGAAGACTTGGGAAATGTTGCCATGGTGGGAGACGGCGTGAACGATGCCCCCGCTATGGCGATGGCGTCGGTGGGCATTGCCATGGGCGCCATGGGAACAGACGCGGCCGTCGAAACGGCGGACATCGCTCTTATGTCGGACGATTTGTCCAAACTGCCCTGGCTCATCCGCCATTCCCGAAGGACCCTCAAGGTCATCAAACAGAACATCTTGTTTTCCCTAGGGATAAAGCTTCTCTTCATCTCCATGACGCTTTTTGGAACGGCGACCCTGTGGATGGCCATTGCCGCCGACATGGGAGCATCCCTCCTGGTGATTTTTAACGGCCTGAGACTGCTGCGCAGCAAACAGCAGGGGCAGGAGCGGATCAATTCCGATTCTACCGATCCGCCTTTTCCGCAACCGCTTCGGTCTCCAGGCCGGCAATTTCCTGCCTGA
- a CDS encoding DUF3971 domain-containing protein gives MVKLSKTALWLTGISGILLMVAVSCVLLFPSQGLLEKINRKITEEFRLKTGYELQYKSLDLSLFPSPHVVFRKIHISSPGLFDTEMPSLTVVPRLLAFIRGNAEIASIRCEAPQTNLQLVSMPQSETQSETIASHLQAQEDVVAFLAGLASKLPDLQIFIADGRLNLMEKDKPRFQFHDIHGSIHLSPERPKVEVQCKSDLFEAISLNAWLDTKTLKSQGKFSLTRLTPQKLTHYFFPYANCQVKGGQADFEATFESSGPQMIQSHFRGKIPYLDLLQNGEDIFLKGGTFEGTVQRNGDQLDVAFSRLQFDTPRGSLTGKYFRDARIPLARLDLDGKDIDAAALRKVALALGGNNEAISKVFTIIRAGDVPLITCVAQGKTLSDLKKLDHMVINGRMIDGTILVPKIDLEVQKANGEVLISEEILEGKNLEGVAGKSFGREGKLIIGLMKGDNTPFHLDILLDADLVQLPPILERVVKSDAFLREMRLMKEIQGRAVGHLVLGESLDAVKTDLDIQSFNLSSNYQRLPSPLHIQGGTFGYHGNEVTVQSASGTLGKSALSQVSVAVRWGNETRLEVTSSSRSRIDLDAIYPWLLTHPVVKRFLKHFESMKGVLLVDSLNMKGPVLRPGDWVFQAEGGVENFSMNSSFLPGLLTVKKGRFEADAEKLSFFDCSARILDSSFVVTGSLDGYTKGLRAADLSVSGELGTEGNRYISDLIHLPDTFRLRSPLQFSQARFAWNLNGDTSFSAQMSPKDGPKMGIEVLHNRLKLNIKKLVVKDDASDASASLLLSEGEFDISFAGGLKKSSVDRLLLRNPFFTGAVEGSFETQFSLDAPLNSKAGGQLHIEGFQYKDGLKKPAVIERADLSAVGNQIHVKSSQVSWGGSLLNFQGNVDFSAQGLLLNMDVSADSLDWDQIRYMKEESLPTARPILTKSLSEPPSPRRGDESFQADTKKKPNLTLQGLLNVKAGKFTYGKLTWQDVATRVFLQGDEARVEFTKGSLCGIPTQGTIGVTSGSYHLEAKPNAKDVDIVPTLACLWNRSNLMTGRFDLTGDLKATGNHHDLTQSLEGNLKLTVRDGRIYRMGLLARIFSVINITEIYRGKFPDLMEEGFAYDTIEAEGSLAKGKMTLKKGIIDGPYLKMVWRGTVDLQNENLDMTVLVSPLRTVDRIISSIPLLGNVLGGSLIAIPVRVTGNIKDPNVVPLAPSAIGAELFGYVERTFKLPVTLLQPFL, from the coding sequence ATGGTGAAATTGAGTAAAACAGCCCTTTGGTTGACAGGGATCTCGGGAATTCTGTTAATGGTTGCGGTTTCCTGCGTACTCCTCTTTCCCAGCCAGGGCCTCCTGGAGAAGATCAACAGGAAAATCACGGAAGAATTCCGCCTCAAAACCGGGTATGAGCTGCAATACAAGAGTCTCGACCTGTCCCTCTTCCCGTCACCTCATGTCGTTTTCAGGAAGATCCATATTTCTTCCCCCGGTTTATTCGACACCGAGATGCCTTCACTGACCGTCGTCCCACGACTTCTGGCGTTCATTCGAGGAAACGCAGAAATCGCTTCCATACGGTGTGAAGCACCACAGACGAATCTCCAACTGGTCTCCATGCCTCAGTCCGAAACCCAGTCGGAAACGATAGCTTCTCACCTCCAGGCTCAGGAAGATGTGGTTGCCTTCCTGGCCGGGCTCGCCTCAAAACTTCCCGACCTTCAGATTTTTATAGCCGACGGACGCCTCAATCTCATGGAGAAAGACAAGCCGAGATTCCAGTTCCATGACATTCATGGGAGCATCCATCTCTCCCCGGAACGCCCAAAGGTAGAAGTTCAGTGCAAGTCAGACCTCTTCGAGGCCATTTCCCTAAATGCCTGGCTCGATACCAAGACATTAAAAAGCCAGGGAAAGTTCAGCTTGACGCGCCTGACTCCCCAGAAGCTGACCCATTATTTTTTCCCCTATGCCAACTGCCAGGTCAAAGGAGGGCAGGCAGATTTCGAGGCCACCTTCGAAAGCAGCGGGCCCCAAATGATTCAGTCGCACTTCAGGGGAAAGATCCCGTATCTTGACCTTCTGCAAAACGGCGAAGACATTTTTTTAAAAGGGGGAACATTTGAAGGAACCGTTCAGCGCAACGGCGACCAGCTGGATGTGGCTTTCTCCAGGCTGCAATTCGACACCCCCAGAGGCAGTTTGACAGGAAAGTATTTCAGAGACGCGCGCATTCCCCTGGCGCGACTCGATCTCGACGGCAAAGACATCGATGCAGCCGCCCTTCGCAAGGTGGCGTTGGCCCTTGGAGGCAACAACGAGGCCATCTCCAAGGTTTTCACCATCATCAGGGCAGGAGATGTTCCTCTCATCACCTGCGTGGCTCAGGGAAAGACTCTATCCGACTTGAAAAAACTGGACCACATGGTCATCAACGGCAGGATGATCGACGGAACGATTCTTGTGCCCAAAATCGATCTCGAGGTTCAAAAGGCAAACGGTGAAGTTCTCATCTCTGAAGAGATCCTGGAAGGGAAAAATCTCGAAGGTGTCGCAGGAAAATCTTTTGGCCGGGAGGGCAAATTGATCATCGGTCTCATGAAAGGAGACAATACTCCTTTCCACTTGGATATCCTTCTGGACGCCGACCTCGTCCAATTGCCCCCCATCTTGGAGCGCGTCGTGAAATCTGATGCCTTCCTGCGGGAAATGCGACTCATGAAGGAGATCCAGGGGAGAGCTGTGGGGCACCTGGTCCTGGGAGAGAGTCTCGACGCCGTCAAGACGGATCTGGATATCCAGTCCTTCAATCTGAGCTCCAATTATCAACGGCTTCCCTCCCCTCTGCATATCCAGGGAGGCACCTTCGGTTACCACGGCAACGAAGTCACAGTGCAATCCGCCAGCGGCACTCTTGGCAAATCCGCGCTCTCCCAGGTATCCGTGGCGGTGCGTTGGGGGAATGAGACCCGTTTGGAAGTGACTTCATCTTCCCGGTCCAGGATCGACCTCGACGCAATCTACCCCTGGCTTCTCACTCACCCCGTCGTCAAAAGATTCCTCAAACATTTCGAATCCATGAAAGGCGTTCTCCTCGTGGATTCCCTCAACATGAAAGGCCCGGTGCTCCGACCCGGAGATTGGGTCTTCCAGGCCGAAGGGGGAGTAGAGAATTTTTCCATGAACTCATCGTTTCTGCCGGGACTGCTTACGGTAAAAAAGGGAAGGTTCGAGGCCGATGCTGAAAAGCTCTCTTTTTTCGACTGCTCCGCTCGCATTTTGGACTCTTCCTTTGTGGTCACAGGGTCTCTGGATGGCTACACAAAAGGGCTTCGCGCCGCAGATTTGTCTGTCAGCGGGGAATTGGGCACGGAAGGCAATCGGTACATTTCCGACCTCATTCATTTACCGGACACGTTCAGGCTCCGCTCGCCCCTGCAGTTTTCGCAGGCCCGCTTTGCCTGGAATCTCAATGGAGACACCTCTTTTTCAGCACAGATGAGTCCCAAGGACGGTCCGAAAATGGGCATTGAAGTGCTTCACAATCGCCTGAAGTTGAACATAAAAAAACTCGTGGTCAAAGATGATGCATCGGACGCCTCTGCATCCCTGCTCCTGAGTGAAGGGGAATTCGATATCTCTTTTGCCGGAGGACTGAAAAAAAGCAGTGTAGACCGTTTGTTGCTCCGCAATCCTTTCTTCACAGGTGCTGTCGAGGGAAGCTTTGAGACTCAGTTTTCCTTGGATGCCCCCCTCAATTCCAAGGCCGGCGGACAGCTTCACATCGAAGGGTTTCAATATAAGGATGGACTGAAAAAACCCGCCGTCATAGAGCGGGCAGATCTTTCAGCCGTTGGAAATCAAATCCACGTGAAATCGTCCCAGGTTTCATGGGGAGGAAGCCTGTTGAATTTTCAAGGCAATGTGGATTTTTCAGCCCAGGGTCTTCTGCTGAACATGGATGTATCCGCCGATTCACTGGACTGGGATCAAATTCGCTATATGAAAGAGGAAAGCCTTCCTACCGCCAGGCCTATCCTCACTAAAAGCCTATCTGAACCCCCCTCACCTCGGAGGGGAGACGAAAGTTTCCAGGCAGACACTAAAAAGAAACCGAACTTGACTTTGCAAGGGCTGCTCAACGTCAAAGCGGGAAAATTCACTTATGGTAAACTGACCTGGCAGGATGTCGCAACCAGGGTTTTTCTTCAAGGAGACGAAGCCAGAGTCGAATTCACCAAGGGAAGCCTTTGTGGTATCCCCACTCAGGGAACCATCGGCGTCACTTCCGGAAGCTACCACCTGGAAGCAAAGCCCAATGCAAAAGACGTCGATATCGTTCCGACTCTCGCCTGCCTTTGGAACAGAAGCAACCTCATGACAGGAAGGTTTGACCTTACGGGTGATTTGAAAGCGACCGGGAATCATCACGATCTGACTCAATCCCTGGAGGGCAACCTGAAGCTGACGGTCAGGGACGGCCGGATTTATCGTATGGGGCTTTTAGCCAGGATTTTCAGCGTGATCAACATTACTGAGATCTACCGGGGCAAATTTCCAGACCTCATGGAAGAAGGGTTCGCATACGATACCATCGAAGCGGAAGGCTCTCTGGCCAAGGGGAAAATGACCCTCAAGAAAGGGATCATCGATGGTCCATACCTGAAAATGGTTTGGCGCGGCACGGTAGATCTACAAAACGAGAATTTGGACATGACGGTTCTGGTTTCCCCTTTGAGGACTGTGGACAGGATCATTTCATCCATCCCTTTGCTCGGCAATGTTCTGGGAGGTTCACTCATCGCCATCCCCGTCCGGGTGACCGGCAACATCAAGGACCCCAACGTCGTGCCTCTTGCCCCGTCAGCCATAGGAGCGGAACTTTTCGGCTACGTGGAAAGAACTTTCAAGCTGCCCGTTACCCTGCTGCAACCCTTTCTCTAG
- a CDS encoding recombinase family protein has protein sequence MLDNSNVAPGKNKTLRCAIYTRKSHEEGLEQEFNSLDAQRESAEHYIEAQRMRGWTALPDRYDDGGFSGGNMERPGLRRLLADIDAGKIDVIVVYKVDRLSRSLLDFMKMIDLFNEKGVSFVSVTQHFSTTDPTGRMFLGILITFAQYEREVIAERIRDKVAAAKRRGKYCGGVPILGYDVDRDNKKLLVNPDEARTVQYIFRRFIQIGSAKKLGQELNEQGYRTKAWTTKKGKVREGSEWNTAHIYRLLNNRIYIGEIAHKDRSYPGEHEGIIDRATWDKVQAILEDNKPVKVSMARTKMVAPLKGVIRCGHCGCSMGPTYARKNGRHYTYYICQKDSKRTVSRCPLKRIPAGDIEQAVIEQLSAVFRTPTLVAKTFFAARDIEQAERERLFKQKAQLEMELSQAREQALELMKPGSDQPGKAEMLTTVNRQAVELSKQLTHVSERCKAYQGNSITELDVSEAFQNVEGFWEDLFPIERNRLIRLLVDRVEIRETGIDMELRTNGLTTLIAELAGLACEVTERRASR, from the coding sequence ATGCTTGATAACAGCAATGTCGCGCCGGGCAAGAACAAGACCCTGCGCTGCGCCATTTACACACGCAAGAGTCATGAGGAAGGACTCGAACAGGAGTTCAACTCGTTGGATGCGCAACGGGAATCGGCGGAACACTATATCGAAGCCCAGAGGATGCGGGGCTGGACGGCTCTGCCGGATCGCTATGACGATGGTGGTTTCTCGGGCGGGAACATGGAGCGTCCGGGGCTACGCCGCCTGCTGGCGGATATCGACGCCGGGAAGATCGATGTGATCGTCGTCTACAAGGTCGACCGCCTGTCCCGCTCGCTGCTGGACTTCATGAAGATGATCGACCTCTTCAACGAAAAGGGCGTCAGCTTCGTCTCGGTCACCCAGCACTTCAGCACCACCGATCCCACCGGCCGGATGTTTCTCGGCATCCTGATTACCTTCGCCCAGTACGAGCGGGAGGTCATCGCCGAACGTATCCGGGACAAGGTGGCGGCAGCCAAGCGCCGGGGAAAATACTGCGGCGGCGTGCCCATCCTCGGATACGACGTCGACCGGGATAACAAGAAGCTGCTGGTCAACCCGGATGAAGCCAGGACGGTGCAGTACATCTTCCGCCGCTTCATCCAGATCGGCTCGGCCAAGAAGCTGGGCCAGGAATTGAACGAACAGGGGTACCGCACCAAGGCCTGGACCACCAAGAAAGGCAAGGTGCGCGAGGGCTCCGAATGGAACACCGCCCACATCTACCGGCTGCTCAACAACCGGATCTATATCGGCGAGATCGCCCACAAGGACCGCAGCTACCCCGGCGAGCACGAAGGGATCATCGACCGGGCGACCTGGGACAAGGTTCAGGCCATCCTGGAGGACAACAAACCGGTCAAGGTATCCATGGCCAGAACCAAAATGGTCGCCCCGCTGAAGGGTGTCATCCGCTGCGGCCACTGCGGCTGCTCGATGGGACCGACCTACGCCCGCAAGAACGGCCGCCACTACACCTATTACATCTGCCAGAAGGACAGCAAGCGGACCGTGAGCCGGTGCCCGCTCAAACGGATTCCCGCCGGGGACATCGAGCAGGCCGTGATTGAGCAGTTGAGCGCGGTGTTTCGCACGCCGACGCTGGTGGCCAAAACCTTCTTCGCGGCCCGGGACATCGAGCAGGCGGAGCGGGAGCGGCTGTTCAAGCAGAAAGCCCAACTCGAGATGGAGCTGTCGCAGGCGAGGGAGCAGGCACTCGAACTGATGAAACCCGGCAGCGATCAGCCGGGCAAGGCTGAGATGCTCACGACCGTCAACCGCCAGGCGGTCGAGCTCTCGAAACAACTGACGCATGTGAGCGAGCGATGCAAAGCCTACCAGGGGAACAGCATCACTGAGCTGGATGTCTCGGAGGCCTTCCAGAATGTCGAGGGTTTCTGGGAGGACCTTTTTCCGATAGAGCGGAACCGGCTCATCCGCCTCCTTGTAGACAGAGTCGAGATTCGCGAGACCGGAATCGACATGGAACTGCGCACCAACGGGCTGACGACACTCATCGCCGAGCTGGCCGGTCTGGCATGCGAAGTCACTGAGCGGAGGGCAAGCCGATGA
- a CDS encoding DUF2924 domain-containing protein, which translates to MNELQNAATGGKNQDRTRNSVLRQMALLQSMSLEQLREKWLDLYGEEPPQYKKQFLIKRLAYRIQELFYGGLSEQAKVHLQQAAKEDPVATVNRRIPEERKSNEAILPGTRLVRIWNDRRYEVIVLADGYEFEGRTFRSLSAVAREITGTRWNGKVFFGLKKVYGRKAEGGSDA; encoded by the coding sequence CGCCACCGGCGGCAAGAATCAGGACCGAACCCGAAACTCGGTCCTTCGGCAGATGGCCCTGCTGCAATCCATGTCCCTGGAGCAGCTCCGGGAAAAATGGCTCGACCTCTACGGAGAAGAGCCGCCCCAGTACAAAAAGCAATTCCTCATCAAGCGGCTGGCTTATCGCATCCAGGAGCTTTTCTACGGCGGGCTGTCCGAGCAGGCCAAGGTCCATCTTCAGCAGGCCGCTAAGGAGGACCCGGTCGCCACTGTCAATCGACGCATCCCAGAGGAGCGGAAATCGAACGAGGCGATCCTGCCCGGGACCAGACTAGTGCGGATCTGGAACGACCGGCGCTATGAGGTGATCGTCCTTGCCGATGGCTACGAGTTCGAAGGTCGCACATTCCGGTCGCTCAGCGCGGTGGCCAGGGAGATCACCGGGACGCGCTGGAACGGCAAAGTCTTTTTCGGGCTGAAGAAGGTTTACGGCAGAAAAGCCGAGGGAGGTTCGGATGCTTGA